A part of Larkinella insperata genomic DNA contains:
- a CDS encoding PadR family transcriptional regulator → MKRSYLGEFEEIVLLTVAVLEGGAYGVAITHEIIEQTGRSVRLNQIHSALERLEEKGMVKSEMGEPTAERGGRRKRLFTVTAYGRRTLEEIQEVRASFWTRLLNPFKPVTSL, encoded by the coding sequence ATGAAACGCAGCTACTTAGGGGAGTTTGAGGAGATCGTACTGCTCACGGTTGCCGTGCTGGAAGGGGGAGCCTATGGTGTCGCCATTACGCACGAAATTATTGAGCAAACCGGCCGTTCGGTGCGGCTGAACCAGATTCATTCGGCGCTGGAACGGCTGGAGGAGAAAGGCATGGTGAAGTCGGAAATGGGCGAACCCACGGCCGAGCGCGGGGGCCGTCGAAAGCGGCTGTTCACCGTCACGGCCTACGGTCGGCGGACGCTGGAAGAAATTCAGGAAGTACGCGCCAGCTTCTGGACCCGCCTGCTAAACCCGTTCAAACCCGTAACCAGCCTTTGA
- the treF gene encoding alpha,alpha-trehalase TreF — protein MKPVFADSITFADCYPKRAPEEILSRYEIEKHRDGFELEEFVYTYFHLPKNLETGHVSDQSLPTAAHLNQMWPVFKRQSEPLCSMLPLPRPYIVPGGRFRGLYYWDSYFTMLGLRVSGENELIRDMVENFAHLIDTYGHIPNANRSYYLTRSQPPFFALMVRLLSEIDGPDVLVRYLPHMQKEYNYWMDGYFRLNDHEGAFRRVVVLPDGGILNRYWDDSSAPRPESYREDVELAHEAAPYGVSPGALYRHIRAACESGWDFSCRWFGDPEHLATIHTTDIIPVDLNCLLYDLEITLSDAYLQSSFREPFEHFRQKAEARRKAIMTYLWDEQRHFFMDYNIVSHKSTPVLSLAAVFPLFFGLASDEQAAHVHKHIAKSFLKEGGVVSTVLESGQQWDFPNGWAPLQWITHQGLMKYGFTDTATEIKNRWMALNDKVFRDTGKMMEKYNVVDTSLPAGGGEYPNQDGFGWTNGIYLALQAAD, from the coding sequence ATGAAGCCGGTTTTTGCCGATTCCATCACATTTGCCGACTGCTATCCCAAGCGGGCGCCGGAAGAAATCCTGAGCCGGTATGAAATCGAGAAACACCGGGATGGGTTTGAGTTGGAGGAATTTGTCTATACCTATTTCCACCTGCCGAAAAACCTGGAGACGGGCCACGTCAGCGATCAGTCGTTGCCCACGGCCGCGCATTTAAACCAGATGTGGCCGGTTTTTAAGCGGCAGTCCGAGCCTTTATGTTCGATGTTGCCTCTTCCCAGGCCCTACATTGTTCCGGGCGGGCGGTTTCGGGGGCTCTATTACTGGGATAGTTACTTCACGATGCTTGGGCTACGGGTCTCGGGCGAAAATGAACTGATCCGGGACATGGTCGAAAATTTCGCTCATTTGATTGATACCTACGGCCATATTCCGAACGCCAACCGCAGCTATTACCTGACCCGGTCGCAACCGCCGTTTTTTGCGCTGATGGTGCGGTTGCTTTCTGAAATTGACGGTCCGGACGTGCTGGTGCGCTACCTGCCCCATATGCAGAAAGAATACAATTACTGGATGGACGGGTATTTTCGGCTCAACGATCACGAAGGGGCTTTCCGGCGCGTGGTCGTGTTGCCCGATGGCGGCATCTTAAACCGGTACTGGGACGATTCGTCGGCCCCCCGCCCTGAATCGTACCGGGAGGACGTTGAACTGGCGCATGAAGCGGCTCCCTACGGCGTCTCACCCGGTGCGTTGTACCGTCATATCCGGGCGGCCTGCGAATCCGGCTGGGATTTCAGTTGCCGCTGGTTTGGCGATCCGGAACACCTGGCCACCATTCACACCACCGACATTATTCCCGTAGACCTGAACTGCTTGCTGTACGATCTGGAAATAACCCTGTCGGATGCCTATCTCCAGAGTTCGTTTCGGGAACCGTTTGAGCACTTCCGACAAAAAGCGGAGGCCCGACGAAAAGCCATCATGACGTATCTCTGGGACGAACAACGGCATTTTTTCATGGATTACAACATCGTTTCCCACAAATCAACACCGGTTTTGTCGCTGGCGGCTGTGTTTCCCCTGTTCTTCGGGCTGGCCTCCGACGAACAAGCGGCTCATGTTCACAAGCACATTGCGAAAAGCTTTTTAAAAGAAGGCGGAGTGGTTTCAACGGTTCTGGAAAGCGGGCAGCAATGGGATTTTCCGAATGGGTGGGCACCCCTGCAATGGATCACCCACCAGGGCCTGATGAAGTACGGCTTTACGGACACGGCTACTGAAATTAAAAACCGCTGGATGGCGCTCAATGACAAGGTATTTCGGGATACCGGTAAGATGATGGAAAAATACAACGTCGTAGATACCAGCTTACCGGCGGGTGGTGGGGAATACCCCAACCAGGATGGTTTTGGCTGGACCAACGGCATTTATCTGGCTCTGCAAGCTGCTGACTAA
- a CDS encoding ABC transporter permease, giving the protein MPPPQLADRLLKLFCAADRLEEVQGDLHEEFAWQVQRVGERRARLRYWCDVLGFLKPFAIKRKSNDHSPNPLFSPSMLQNYVKIAWRNLVKNQTYALINVTGLALGIGAALLIFALVRYHYSIDKHHQKYDRIYRVTTRFVTPEGNFDIAGVPYPLGKALGNDHPDIEQVAMIDQYRDLLVTLPMRNGPDRKFKEAHQVGAFVQPAYFRIFDYRWLVGGPAELTRPNTVVISAENATKYFGTTQVVGKVIRLNAILNARIVGVFEDYKDNTDFAYPIMASWASLKEFQGRSLPDDFDGINGDTQCFVSLDNRFTAADWDRQMLAFVKKYKPHGVKDTQFLMQPLSAIHFATDTGGVSRGLIGSLVAIGFFLILTASINFVNLATAQALNRSREVGVRKVLGSTRVQLFWQFIGETALLTLAATALALLFFQIGQQLAQEKLHGVFRFTFYYDPTVLGWLVLLIITVIVLSGLYPALVLAGFKPVLALAGRITTRQVGGFSVRRSLVVTQFAISQMLIVGMVVIANQLQYIQNKDLGFRQEAILTVNLPDSPLQDVGKMNAFRNLTMAIPEVKNVSYSVGGPPQSGWISQTMIKFDTRPEPEKFTTQQRFIDAHYLDVYGLKLVAGRNLQPADTSREVLVNEAFVKALGIKNPTEVLGKFVHNGRGLEVVGVLKDFNQNNLKSGIAPLFLTTQATSYHTANLQLHNGNYKRVIDQLEKQYNQLYPDSYFSAQFVDEQLQENYVQEQTMAKLVNFFAGIAVVIGGLGLYGLVLFMAAQKTKEIGVRKVLGASIGDILWLFGREFFRLIFVAFLVATPVAWWVMNHWLQDFVYRIDIGPGIFGLALLATVLTAAVTVSFQSIKAALMNPVRSLRSE; this is encoded by the coding sequence ATGCCCCCGCCCCAATTGGCCGACCGACTTCTGAAGCTTTTCTGCGCTGCCGACCGGCTCGAGGAGGTGCAGGGCGACTTGCACGAAGAGTTCGCCTGGCAGGTTCAGCGGGTGGGTGAACGGCGGGCCCGACTGCGGTATTGGTGCGACGTGCTGGGGTTTCTTAAACCGTTTGCCATCAAGCGTAAATCGAATGATCATTCCCCCAATCCTTTATTCAGTCCGTCTATGTTGCAAAATTATGTCAAAATCGCCTGGCGGAACTTGGTGAAAAACCAAACCTATGCCTTGATCAACGTTACCGGCCTGGCCCTGGGCATCGGCGCAGCGCTCCTGATTTTTGCGCTGGTTCGCTACCATTATTCCATTGATAAACACCACCAGAAGTACGATCGCATTTACCGGGTAACCACGCGGTTTGTGACCCCCGAAGGTAATTTTGATATCGCTGGCGTACCTTATCCGCTGGGAAAGGCGCTCGGGAATGACCACCCCGACATTGAACAGGTGGCAATGATTGACCAGTATCGGGACCTCTTGGTGACCCTACCGATGCGCAATGGTCCCGACCGGAAGTTCAAGGAGGCTCATCAGGTGGGGGCTTTCGTCCAACCGGCTTATTTCCGAATTTTCGATTACCGCTGGCTGGTGGGCGGACCGGCGGAACTGACCCGGCCGAATACCGTGGTGATCAGCGCCGAAAACGCGACGAAATACTTTGGTACGACCCAGGTAGTCGGAAAAGTCATCCGGCTCAACGCGATCCTGAATGCCCGGATTGTGGGCGTTTTTGAGGATTATAAGGATAATACCGATTTCGCTTACCCGATTATGGCTTCCTGGGCCAGCCTGAAGGAATTTCAAGGGCGTTCGTTACCCGACGATTTTGATGGAATCAACGGCGATACCCAGTGCTTTGTGAGTCTGGACAATCGCTTCACCGCAGCCGACTGGGACCGGCAGATGCTGGCTTTCGTAAAAAAATACAAACCGCACGGCGTGAAGGACACTCAGTTTCTGATGCAGCCGCTGTCGGCCATTCACTTCGCAACGGATACGGGTGGGGTTAGTCGGGGCCTGATCGGGTCGCTGGTGGCCATTGGCTTTTTTCTCATCCTGACGGCCAGCATCAACTTCGTCAACCTGGCTACGGCGCAGGCCCTCAACCGATCGCGGGAGGTGGGCGTGCGGAAAGTGCTGGGTAGCACGCGGGTGCAATTGTTCTGGCAGTTTATCGGCGAAACGGCTTTGCTGACCCTGGCTGCCACGGCTCTGGCGCTGCTATTTTTTCAGATTGGGCAACAACTGGCGCAGGAAAAGCTGCACGGCGTTTTCAGGTTTACCTTCTACTACGACCCAACCGTGCTGGGCTGGCTGGTGCTGCTCATCATCACCGTCATTGTCCTTTCCGGGCTTTATCCGGCCCTGGTGCTGGCCGGTTTCAAACCGGTGCTGGCGCTGGCAGGCCGGATCACGACCCGGCAGGTGGGCGGGTTTTCGGTCCGGCGGAGTCTGGTCGTTACCCAGTTCGCGATTTCCCAGATGCTGATTGTGGGCATGGTCGTCATTGCCAATCAGTTGCAGTATATTCAGAACAAAGACCTGGGTTTCCGTCAGGAGGCTATACTGACGGTCAATCTGCCTGATTCTCCGTTGCAGGATGTCGGGAAAATGAACGCATTCCGGAACCTGACTATGGCCATTCCGGAGGTAAAGAACGTGAGCTACTCCGTCGGGGGACCGCCCCAGTCGGGCTGGATTAGCCAGACGATGATCAAATTCGACACCCGGCCGGAGCCCGAAAAATTCACCACCCAGCAACGCTTTATTGATGCCCACTACCTGGACGTCTACGGTCTGAAGCTGGTGGCCGGGCGGAATCTCCAACCCGCCGATACCTCCCGCGAAGTGCTGGTCAACGAAGCGTTTGTCAAGGCGCTCGGGATAAAAAATCCGACGGAGGTGCTGGGCAAATTCGTGCACAACGGGCGCGGACTCGAAGTGGTGGGGGTCTTGAAAGACTTCAATCAGAATAACCTCAAAAGCGGCATTGCGCCCCTCTTCCTGACCACCCAGGCCACCAGCTATCACACCGCCAACCTGCAACTGCACAACGGAAATTACAAACGGGTGATCGATCAGCTGGAAAAGCAATACAACCAGCTGTATCCGGACAGTTATTTCAGCGCGCAGTTTGTGGACGAGCAGTTGCAGGAAAACTACGTTCAGGAGCAGACGATGGCCAAACTGGTCAATTTCTTCGCGGGCATTGCGGTCGTTATCGGTGGCCTGGGTTTATACGGACTCGTGCTGTTCATGGCGGCCCAGAAGACAAAGGAAATTGGCGTCCGGAAAGTGCTGGGTGCCAGCATCGGCGATATTCTGTGGCTATTCGGCCGGGAGTTTTTCCGACTGATCTTCGTGGCCTTTCTGGTGGCGACACCGGTGGCGTGGTGGGTCATGAACCACTGGTTGCAGGACTTCGTGTACCGCATCGACATCGGCCCCGGCATTTTCGGCCTGGCGCTGTTGGCAACGGTCCTAACAGCCGCGGTGACGGTCAGTTTCCAGAGCATCAAAGCCGCCCTGATGAACCCGGTTCGCTCGCTGCGCTCGGAATAA
- a CDS encoding alpha/beta hydrolase family protein: MKALLVFFLLSLTAGFAQNKTVPGIDASAIKTDSLPWDLNALSKAPAVEWLDQTGPVHSLLYQSADYEGKPTRVFAYYSNPDLIRGKATGKRTFPGVVLIHGGGGKAFKEWVEKWAADGYAAIAMDLAGKGADGQRLALAGPDQGDVDKFLKLEKAALKDMWTYQAVSSAILAHSLLRALPEVDASKTAVTGISWGGYLTCLVASLDNRFKAAAPVYGCGYYDESDIFKKPISQLSAGSRRKWMKFFDPSAYLPYAQPKFLFVNGNTDRFYNVIPYHKTYSLVSANQRTMCLIPNMAHGHEAGWIPHEIRYFFESVLNDGVPLVQVAPVVADDSTLRLAYQSPVSILTAEFHYSNDTTSLNEQRVWSKQQATVDPKTRTVTSPMPKEGFQYGFFYLKDHRNVSVSSPFLVN, from the coding sequence ATGAAAGCGTTACTCGTGTTTTTTCTGCTCAGCCTTACGGCGGGGTTTGCCCAAAACAAAACCGTTCCCGGCATCGACGCCAGCGCTATAAAAACGGACTCGCTGCCGTGGGATCTGAACGCCCTGAGTAAAGCTCCGGCGGTGGAATGGCTGGATCAAACCGGCCCGGTTCACTCGTTGCTTTATCAGAGTGCGGATTACGAAGGGAAACCCACCCGGGTGTTCGCGTATTATTCCAATCCCGATCTAATTCGGGGCAAGGCCACGGGCAAACGGACGTTTCCGGGCGTCGTTTTGATCCACGGCGGGGGTGGAAAGGCGTTTAAAGAGTGGGTCGAAAAATGGGCCGCTGACGGGTATGCCGCCATCGCGATGGATCTGGCGGGCAAGGGAGCCGACGGCCAGCGACTGGCGCTGGCCGGACCCGATCAGGGCGATGTCGATAAGTTTTTAAAACTGGAAAAAGCCGCTTTAAAGGATATGTGGACGTATCAGGCCGTATCCAGCGCCATTCTGGCCCACTCGCTGCTGCGGGCTCTGCCGGAAGTGGACGCGTCAAAAACGGCGGTCACGGGCATCAGTTGGGGTGGCTACCTGACCTGCCTCGTCGCCAGTCTGGACAATCGGTTCAAGGCAGCCGCCCCGGTCTACGGGTGTGGCTACTACGACGAGTCCGACATTTTCAAAAAACCGATCAGCCAGCTTTCGGCGGGTAGCCGTCGGAAATGGATGAAATTTTTCGATCCGTCGGCCTACCTGCCGTATGCCCAGCCGAAATTTCTGTTCGTTAACGGCAATACGGATCGCTTCTACAACGTGATCCCGTACCACAAAACCTACAGCCTGGTTTCGGCCAATCAGCGGACAATGTGCCTGATTCCAAACATGGCGCACGGCCACGAAGCGGGCTGGATACCGCACGAAATCCGGTATTTTTTCGAAAGCGTGCTCAACGACGGGGTTCCGCTGGTGCAGGTCGCGCCGGTGGTTGCTGACGATTCGACGCTCCGCCTGGCGTACCAGTCGCCCGTATCCATCCTCACCGCCGAGTTTCATTATTCCAACGACACCACTTCGCTCAACGAGCAGCGGGTTTGGTCGAAGCAGCAAGCAACGGTTGATCCGAAAACCCGAACCGTCACCAGTCCGATGCCGAAGGAAGGGTTTCAGTACGGTTTCTTCTACCTGAAAGACCACCGGAACGTGTCGGTTTCGAGTCCATTTCTTGTTAACTGA
- a CDS encoding alpha/beta hydrolase-fold protein has protein sequence MTWFTNLPSRLIQTAKRFDFRLHYWSIAFTVAFLGSGITGQSQSLIRGRIVDSSTAKPLAYVNIGIQKKNIGTVSRADGTFSLQLPNDHLSDTLTFSLVGYSEKRISINHLTTNSSVTVELTERISTLDEVKITAKKPIEKKFGIKKRNLLLHFTDGMFSQKDIFEIGQLIKLGDAPAQVTSINLHLNANRKDSASFRINFYRMDGDQPGERVIEKSIIQRHPIKEGWLTFDLKAYRIFLKGNFLAAIEFIPEADSPPSTPIAYEVKLGGASRSFYRKNSLGRWNTPPHHYCIYVTALVDQSTPEDADDQEARPEFSYHSRMVNDTFSIFVQLPSDYNQNPAKRFPVLYHLDGNAYFDHIRSSLRRVTRKKKRKTEPILVGIGYRDAYQMDSLRVRDYTYPTALPADSFAVSGGGERFYSFITNELLPEIEKRYRVDTTHRTLMGHSFGGYFALFALYKNLTGTPVFDQLVAASPSLWYHDTYLLKQFETASVSNSARKNCKLFLTTGELEMAEYSPDTFSDLIRSLQKTDAVRVRYKAYKQLEHMGTAVPSFEDGIELFSGK, from the coding sequence ATGACTTGGTTTACAAATCTTCCCTCCCGGCTCATCCAAACGGCAAAACGGTTTGATTTTCGGCTGCACTACTGGTCGATCGCATTCACCGTAGCCTTTTTAGGATCGGGTATAACCGGTCAGTCCCAATCCCTCATCAGAGGCCGTATCGTTGATTCGTCCACGGCAAAACCGCTTGCTTACGTCAACATCGGTATTCAGAAGAAAAACATAGGAACGGTTTCCCGGGCCGACGGCACGTTTTCCCTGCAGCTTCCAAACGACCACCTGAGCGACACACTCACTTTTTCACTCGTTGGCTACTCGGAAAAACGCATTTCCATCAATCATCTAACGACCAATTCATCCGTGACGGTTGAACTGACCGAACGCATATCGACTCTGGATGAAGTAAAAATCACGGCGAAAAAGCCCATTGAGAAGAAATTCGGTATTAAAAAACGCAACCTCCTCTTACACTTTACCGATGGAATGTTTTCGCAAAAAGACATTTTTGAGATTGGGCAGCTGATTAAACTGGGCGATGCTCCCGCGCAAGTCACTTCGATCAACCTGCACTTGAATGCAAACAGAAAGGATAGCGCCAGTTTTCGAATCAATTTCTACCGCATGGATGGCGACCAGCCCGGTGAACGAGTTATCGAAAAAAGTATCATTCAGCGCCATCCAATCAAGGAAGGCTGGTTAACGTTTGATCTGAAAGCGTACCGTATCTTCTTAAAGGGGAATTTTCTGGCGGCTATCGAGTTTATTCCGGAAGCCGATTCACCACCGTCCACACCGATCGCTTATGAAGTGAAGCTTGGTGGTGCTTCCCGCAGTTTTTACCGGAAAAATAGCCTCGGCCGCTGGAATACGCCACCGCATCATTACTGTATTTACGTAACCGCCTTAGTGGATCAATCGACTCCCGAAGACGCCGACGATCAGGAAGCCAGACCTGAGTTCAGCTATCACTCCAGAATGGTCAACGACACGTTCTCCATTTTTGTCCAGTTGCCGTCCGACTACAATCAAAACCCCGCCAAACGGTTTCCTGTACTGTATCATCTCGACGGAAACGCTTATTTTGACCATATCCGTTCTTCACTCCGGCGAGTTACCAGAAAGAAAAAACGAAAGACCGAACCCATCCTAGTGGGAATCGGCTACCGGGATGCTTACCAGATGGATTCGCTCCGGGTTCGGGACTACACCTACCCGACGGCTTTACCCGCCGATAGCTTTGCGGTTAGCGGAGGGGGCGAACGGTTTTACAGCTTCATTACCAACGAATTGCTACCCGAGATCGAGAAACGATACCGGGTAGATACGACCCACCGAACTCTGATGGGCCATTCGTTCGGGGGGTATTTCGCGTTGTTTGCTTTATATAAAAACCTGACGGGCACGCCCGTTTTTGATCAGCTGGTGGCCGCCAGCCCTTCCCTGTGGTATCACGACACGTATCTTTTGAAACAGTTTGAGACCGCTTCTGTGTCCAATTCAGCCCGTAAAAACTGTAAACTCTTTTTAACCACGGGCGAGCTGGAAATGGCCGAATACTCGCCCGACACCTTCTCCGACCTGATTCGAAGCCTTCAAAAGACCGACGCCGTACGAGTTCGTTATAAAGCCTACAAACAACTGGAACACATGGGCACGGCCGTTCCTTCGTTCGAAGACGGTATTGAGCTTTTTTCCGGAAAGTAA
- a CDS encoding mannonate dehydratase — MKPNSRRTFLQKSTSLAALTIGGINGVQGRAASPAADPSLDRKKSAELAKDAGMQLCEAYFWGMEEQKIALTKQLDVFGAVGGINPGMVSLKDIKPWELKAVQAVKAAWDNVGLKLRVIEGPPALGEKTKLGLPGRDEEIANFITLMKNLTQVGIDTICYNWMPVIGWYRTQNDKPGRGGALVTAFDYEAIKNLPPTQYGEVSKETLWKNLEYFLKAVVPEAEKVGMKLAMHPDDPQVDSIRGIARIMNTVDSFKRLLEIQPSPSNGITMCQGNFALMGNDDIPSLIEYFGKRKKIHFVHFRNVRGGKFAFEETFHDEGIIDMYQTMKAYYEIGFKGPIRPDHVPTMAGDSNQHPGYSTIGTLYALGYMRGLMEAVSKRRV, encoded by the coding sequence ATGAAGCCGAATTCCCGCAGAACCTTCCTTCAGAAAAGCACTTCTTTGGCCGCCCTGACCATCGGCGGGATCAACGGTGTTCAGGGCCGTGCCGCTTCGCCGGCCGCCGACCCAAGTCTGGACCGTAAGAAATCGGCCGAACTCGCGAAGGATGCGGGTATGCAGCTCTGCGAGGCTTATTTCTGGGGAATGGAAGAACAGAAAATTGCCCTGACGAAGCAGCTGGACGTGTTTGGGGCGGTGGGCGGCATCAACCCCGGTATGGTCAGCCTGAAAGACATCAAACCCTGGGAACTGAAAGCTGTACAGGCGGTGAAGGCAGCCTGGGATAACGTCGGACTGAAGCTGCGGGTTATTGAAGGTCCCCCGGCGCTGGGTGAAAAAACAAAGCTGGGTCTGCCGGGCCGGGATGAGGAAATTGCCAACTTCATCACCCTGATGAAGAATCTGACGCAGGTCGGAATTGATACGATTTGCTACAACTGGATGCCGGTTATTGGCTGGTACCGCACCCAGAACGACAAACCCGGCCGGGGCGGAGCGCTGGTGACGGCTTTTGATTACGAAGCCATCAAAAACCTGCCGCCGACTCAATACGGCGAGGTGTCGAAAGAAACGCTCTGGAAAAACCTGGAATACTTTCTGAAAGCCGTGGTTCCGGAAGCTGAGAAAGTCGGCATGAAGCTGGCGATGCACCCGGACGATCCGCAGGTGGACAGCATTCGGGGCATTGCCCGCATCATGAATACCGTCGATTCCTTCAAGCGCCTGCTGGAAATCCAGCCCAGCCCGAGCAACGGCATCACCATGTGTCAGGGAAATTTTGCCCTGATGGGCAACGATGATATTCCGAGCCTCATTGAATACTTCGGCAAACGGAAAAAAATCCATTTCGTCCATTTTCGCAACGTGCGGGGCGGCAAGTTTGCCTTCGAGGAAACCTTCCACGACGAGGGCATCATCGACATGTACCAGACCATGAAAGCCTACTATGAAATTGGTTTTAAAGGCCCCATCCGGCCCGACCACGTACCGACGATGGCGGGTGACAGCAACCAGCATCCCGGTTACAGCACCATCGGGACCTTATACGCGCTGGGCTACATGCGGGGGCTGATGGAAGCCGTCAGCAAGCGCAGGGTTTGA